A single window of Fimbriimonadaceae bacterium DNA harbors:
- a CDS encoding iron-sulfur cluster assembly scaffold protein, translating to MFSPAVLDHFYNPRNAGPVEGATHYGQFGIPGDGPYVRLWLAVEGVTIARTGYETYGCPAAVGCASVLAEVLRGKTLEVARLLEPRDLELLLGGLPDGKGECADRAIGALRSALEEDEC from the coding sequence ATGTTCAGTCCTGCCGTTCTCGATCACTTCTACAACCCGCGCAACGCGGGGCCGGTCGAGGGTGCGACGCACTACGGACAGTTTGGGATTCCCGGCGACGGTCCTTATGTCCGGCTGTGGCTGGCGGTCGAGGGCGTGACCATCGCCCGGACCGGTTACGAGACCTACGGCTGCCCCGCGGCCGTAGGATGCGCGAGCGTCCTTGCGGAGGTGCTTCGGGGCAAGACGCTCGAGGTGGCCCGGCTGCTCGAGCCCCGCGATCTGGAGCTGCTCCTTGGGGGGCTTCCCGACGGAAAAGGCGAGTGCGCTGACAGGGCGATCGGGGCCCTGCGGAGCGCGTTGGAGGAAGACGAATGTTAG